The Actinomycetota bacterium DNA segment GGCGAGGGGGGTCGCGACAGCCAGCGAGACGAGGCGGGTCCGCACCGGGCTGGTTCCTTTCCAGGTGGTGGCGCGTACGTCCCGCCATCGCGTGGTGGGGAGGCTTCGTTACAGTGGCCGGGTGGACCTCGCCGTCGTCCTGACCACGTTCGTGGTGATCTTCCCGGCCGAGCTACCCGACAAGTCGCTGTTCGCCTCCCTCGTCCTCGGGACCCGCTTCCGGCCCCTGCCGGTGTTCTGCGGGGTCGCGGCCGCCTTCGCCGTCCACGTGGTCGTCGCCGTGACCGTCGGCGGCGTGTTCGCCCTGCTCCCCCAGCGACTCGTCCTGTTCGTGGTCGCCGCGCTGTTCGCCGCCGGCTCGGTCCTGGTCCTGCTCGGCAAGGAGGAGGACGGGGCGGACGCCGCCGGAGCGCCCCCGGCCGTGGCCGACCAGCGCCCCGTGCGCGTCGCCCTCGCCTCCTTCGGCGTCGTCTTCCTGGGCGAGTGGGGCGACATCACCCAGATCACGACGGCCAACCTGACCGCCAGGTACCACGACCCGCTCAGCGTCGGGACCGGCGCCCTGCTCGCCCTGTGGTCGGTGGCGGCGCTCGCCCTCACCGTCGGGCAGGGCCTGGTCCAGCGCGTCCCGACCCGCCTGGTCCGCCGCTTCACCGCGGTCGTGCTTGCCCTCCTCGCGCTTGCCACCCTGGTCGAGGCCGTCCGGGCCTGACCGGCGGTTGCGCGAGCCGCCGAGGCCGGGCACGCTGGTGCCGGTAT contains these protein-coding regions:
- a CDS encoding TMEM165/GDT1 family protein — encoded protein: MDLAVVLTTFVVIFPAELPDKSLFASLVLGTRFRPLPVFCGVAAAFAVHVVVAVTVGGVFALLPQRLVLFVVAALFAAGSVLVLLGKEEDGADAAGAPPAVADQRPVRVALASFGVVFLGEWGDITQITTANLTARYHDPLSVGTGALLALWSVAALALTVGQGLVQRVPTRLVRRFTAVVLALLALATLVEAVRA